In Kryptolebias marmoratus isolate JLee-2015 linkage group LG22, ASM164957v2, whole genome shotgun sequence, the sequence AACGACCCCTCGATATCTGTAAATtcgactgagttgcagccatttttttggTGTCGCCTATGGCTGGACACCTTGAATTGAGTCGTCTCCGAAGGTTAATGAGCTGCAggtgtacatttaatgattactctctgagagtttcactaaaatccggCCAGCGGTTAATgggatactttgctaacagaaggAGCTGACTCTACGTGGTTGAcggcaaacttttaaacaaagaaaacgtgCAATATGTTGGCGCTCTGAATATGCTGGGGGGAgcagtctcggctactaccacaccaaatctgaccTCAGTACATGTAAAGGCGACTCAGTTAGAGCCGTTGTTGGGTTTTTGAATGGctgctggctgtggtggccattttgaatcgggtcgattccaaaggttaatcagttgcagatgccCGTCCAGTGATTACGTCCTGCGAGTTTGATGATAATTTACCCGGCGGTTCATTGGATATTTTTGGTAACGGACAGAGGCTTCtctaatctgtttgttttgggggtAACTGTACATTGAATAGCTTTAGTTTGACTCAACCTCTCACAAAGATAATCATTCCACCTACAGCATAAATGACACTCCTTTTCCTCGCTCCTttatctcttcctcctccgagACGGAACCGAGTCGGTACAGTTccagttctgtttgttgttctgtccTTATCTGCTTATCTTGTCTGGCAAAGTCACGCTAAACGTACCGGGACTGTTCGCACGAGAGGTGGAGGAAAGGcaagaaagaaacagaacatcagTCAGGGTGGAGGACTTTCTGAATGTTCCTGTGAGATCCTGAACGAGAGGACAAAGGTTCTCCTACCACTGAGTGGAGCACGTTCTTGAGAATGAAATATATTTAAGGGGTAAAAATGACTGACATGAAATGGTTTCAAGGTAAAGTGTTTTAATAACATCTTAGTTAAATGCAGGATAGcctaaaaaaagtgttttaaaatacgttgattttgtgaaaaaatgcttcaaataaaactgttctttttaaagaggaTCGAAGGATAAGGAACAGGTTGAGACGGAAGGTGGAAGGTTTCTTTTCTGAGAGAATGTTGGAAAATGTCTCATTCATAAAGACGTCTTCCCCAATCGGTTGTTGAATCCTTGTCAGAGGACGGCGATAACAGAACCACGTCTGTGGTTATCGGGTGTTGACCGAGATCCAGTGAAAAGCACAAACAGTCAGGGGTGGAGCGCGTTCAACTATCCGCGCGCTGAATGGGCTGGTTATGAGACGCCGGCCGCTGGAGGGAAGGAAGGGAGAGTGGGGTGATGTGGGAAAGCGAGCGGTGCCACATCATTGGTGGGCCGCGGGCGGCACACTGGACGCATTGTCCGGTCGGTGCTCTCCCTCCCTCCGCTCCTCCCACGACCTCAGctctctctcctgctcctctgaAAGTCAAACACGGACCCGGTTCAGCCGCGGTCTGCTCGCCAGCGCCCGTTCTCCTGTCTGACGTCCCGCGCCGTCTCTTTCAGGAAATCGTGAGATCCACCAACGTGGTGTACCAGGCCCACCATGTCAGCAGGTCGAAGAGAGGCCAGGTCGTGGGCACCAGGGGAGGCTTCAGGGGCTGCACCATCTGGCTCACAGGTACTGTAATCCAACGCTTGGTAAGTATTCGGCCTGCacgctgtttgtgtgtttcttccCTATCCCTGGTGTTAAAAAGCCATTTTCACCCACTAGTTTGCAGCTACAACGCACTAGTTGCATATTTGGTCACACCAGGTCAACATTTTGACGCACTAGTTCAACAAACACTCATAATAATAACACTTTTCAGCCAACGAGTGGCACTTTTGCCCAACTAGTTGGCACAAAAGCGATACAAGTCAGCCATTTTTCCCCACTAGTTGCCCAAAACGCACTGCTGGACCACTGGGCCAAACTAGTTGACGGCTGTGTCCACCAAATTAACTAGCAAGCATCAACTCCGTTACATGTTAAGCAGTCAACGCAAACTTTGCATGCTAGTCGACGAGTGACTGTCAAATGTGCCTACTAGTCAACTAGTGTGACCTAAAATTAAACTAGTTAACTACTGAGCACTTTGGGTGCTTCCAGGCAACCAGCAAGACCAAATTTAGTCGCAGCAGTTGAGCAGTGAATATTTTTGGCTTTGCTGGTTAACTAGTAAACTTTTTTGGAACACTTGTCAACTAGCTGGCATTTGTTAGGGGCACTCGTTAGCTGGTAAGGACAGCAACATGTCAACTAGAGAGCAACTTGTTGTTTACTAGTTGATTAGGTACATTTTTACGTTGCACCAGGTGACACTAGTTTGAACGTTTGACAGTCACTAGTCGACTAGTAGGCACAATTTGTGTTGATCGGTTAGGATTTTATATGCTTACTAGTTTACTTGTAAGGCACAGGTAAAAGGTAAGTGTGTTTCTTGAACTAGTGCAACCAAATGTGCAACTCGTGCAGCGCAGTCACAAACTAGTGGGCGAAAATGCCCCTTGAGGTCGAGGATATTGAATAAATACCCAAACAGCTTGCCATATATTTGGCTCCTTCTTCCCTGTTCAAAGCTTAACGTGACGTCCTGTCAACTGTACCCTCCAGGGTTGTCAGGCGCCGGCAAGACCACCCTCAGTTTTGCCCTGGAAGAGTATCTCGTCTCCCACAGGATCCCCTGCTACTCACTGGACGGAGACAACATCCGCCACGGCCTGAACAAGAACCTGGGCTTCTCGGACCTGGACCGCGAGGAGAACATCCGACGTGTTGCCGAAGTGGCCAAGCTGTTCGCAGACGCCGGCCTCGTTTGCATCACCAGTTTCATCTCTCCCTTCACCCGGGTCAGAAAAATGGCTCCCACAGCCATTGCCAGCTCGTTGTCTTGCACGGAATTGCCGAGTTTGacgagggatttttttttttttttaattgtttttttttttggcggtTTGCCTCGCAGGATCGCACAGAGGCGAGGGAGATCCACGAGAGTGCCGGGCTGCCGTTTTTTGAAGTGTACGTCAATGCCCCCCTCGAGCTGTGCGAGAGCAGGGATGTGAAGGGACTGTACAAGAAGGCTCGCGCCGGACAGATTAAAGGTAACCACTTCGACTCAAACCCAATGTAGCCGTCACGCTGTGTTTACCCTGGATCTCAGTTCAAGTGCTTTAAGTAGTTTGGCGTTTTCTTGCCAGGTTTTACTGGAATCGACTCCATCTACGAGCACCCCGAGAGCCCGGAGTTGGTTCTGACAACCGCAGACCTCTCTGTTAACGACTGCATCCACAAGCTGCTGGAGATGCTCCGAGACTCGGTACGTGCGGGCCGTCGAAGAATCTGCGAGCTAAAGCTGTAAGATGCGACGTGACCAAACGCCGATTCGTCTGTCGGCGCGTTGAAGAACAACATGCATCCGTATTTAAACAAACCTGCTTTATGAAGGTCACAAAGCAAGTTCTATATAATCAAGGAGGGGCTGCCGCACTCTGTCTGGCTTCCTGAAACGCAAACAATCAGAGCTAATGAGCACTCAGGACCGTCCTCCGTTAATCACAGAAgctcaactaaaaaaaaaaggacctggAAGAGGAGAGGTTTGTGACATCCAGCCTGAGGCAGAGGACACCATGGCGACCAATAGATGTGTACTTTGAGCAACGTTAAACCATTCTTGTTGTGTAAAACCACATTTCTCAGGGGTGAAATTGAAATGGGaattattttgtgtaaatattaaaCACTGGGGATCACGTTACAGTCCCTGTTTATCCCACAGCACAGTTGTTACACATTTGTTAGAAGTCAAACGGGTGGAGGTCGCCCGGTGGTTTGCTAAAACTGCTCTTCTTCGGGCTCTAAAGCATAAGCGGACGTGTGCAGCCCGTACGCAGTTCAAATACGTCGTCTTTGAGTTTTTAATAGCCGTCAGCGTTTCTGCTGCCTGACCGGAGCTTCGCTGGAAGACAGGTGACTGGTAAAGTTATACACACGTAGGATTTTTACAGCCCTATTGTGAACGTGGCAGGTGACTCgacccaaaaaagaaaaaaaaaaggaaaaattgcTGCGTCAACACGGCAACGTGGTTTTTCAGGTTCCCCGGCCTGCCCTTATCACCGCGGGGAAATCTCTGCGCTTGTAGAACATGCTGGCACAGAGCCAGGCTGCGTTTGAACGGCTTCCTCTGAGTGTACCGAGTGGATCCGATTTCGGTTTCAGGCGATTTCCCTCAAGCGAAAAATTCCCGTTTTTCCAGGCGAAGCGCTTTAGCTCCCGGCAATCTTGTCACAACTGCAGCTacgtcaaataaaaaaaattataataataataataaaatttatacACGTTAAGGAGACATGGTAACTTCCTCTTTTATGAGGTTCACGATGCCGTCCAGCGTTACATTCCGAGCAAGACGCGCGACCCGACTCCTTCAGAACAATGCAGATTGTGTAAAAGGAAACGGAGCGTTTTGGTTCCAGGTTTGCGTAGCTGCTTGGAGTCGCGTCGGGGGTCACCGGCAAACTAATGAAAAGTTCACAGCCGAGAAAGGCAAAAAGGGAAAACGAAAAGAGGACAGGAACTTCCACGGCTTTTGTTTGGCGGCTCACAAGTCATTTCCTTCCTCTAAAAGCTCCTCTGCTGTTCTCAAGAATGTGGACGCTACGATCTGCAGATAATACTGCTGCAAAGGGCTCTAAATGTGTAAGAAAAGACTCGGCCTGAGAAGCAAGACAAAGTGACGCAGCGGGAACATTTCTGGGATTTAcgaagaaattaaaggcctagcgttccttgaaggactaCCCATCGCCCACCGCCTTCGGTATTTGTTTATGAAATGTACCTCAAGTTAAATGTTtgaaccttcttttttttttaaaacgatGGCAAAAAGGGGCAAACATTATCCGTAAACTGTATCAGAGGGTATTAACTGTCCTGGTTTCTTTCCCCGCGTATTAAACGTAGAGCATCCTGCCGAGGGAGATCCTGGAGGAGGTGATCGAACTCTTCGTCCCGGAGAACAAGCTTAGCCTCGCCGTGACCGACGCCAACACTCTGCCCACCATCGGCATCACCAAGGTAGTTCATCACGCCGCTGAGCGGGCTGCTTTTGGCGTGATGTTTTACTAATCACTCCACGCAGCCAAGCGGTTCCTCGGTTACACCCATTGCTTGTGTCGGGGCTTGAAACTGTACCGTTTTAATGTCTTTCAGtaatgttttctctctctctgctctcagTTGGATCTTCAGTGGGTGCAGGTGTTGGCCGAGGGCTGGGCCAGTCCTCTGAAGGGCTTCATGAGGGAAAGGGAGTTCCTCCAGGTCCTGCACTTTGGCAACCTGTTGGATGGTGAGGACCAAACCCTTCTTTTTGCAATctaaacattcagctcattcaggagatgggcgCTGTGacgtttggtttttgtaacttttacacctgacaaaaatatttaacttaatttacaatttatttccccacagaaatacatccAGTTCCTTTAAAAGCATTGTTCTGTTTGGTCCCTATGTTTGACTTCTTATGCTATTTTTAGTGTGTAGCTAAAAACTACTACCTATATTTTTCAGGTAGCCTTTTctaaatgtagcttttagccagcctgttgctagttttagcttccagctaacCCTTTGCTTcccttttttagctttaactacagttttgctagttttagctttaacaactcacaGGAGACGTTTTCTAGTAATCTAGTTATCTGCCAGGAAATGATCTTTTGCTCCAACCTGCCCCAGTCAACCCACTTTAACCCCCCAACGTTGGActgtatttgtgtatttgttccCTGAGCGCatttcctcccccccccccttgtgTCAGGCGGGTCCATCAACATGTCCGTCCCCATCGTGCTGCCCGTGAGCGCCGAGCTCAAGGAGAAGCTGGACGGCTGCGCAGCCGTGGTGCTGGAGTACCAGGGCTCGCGCGTGGCCATCCTCCGGAACCCCGAGTTCTACCCCCACCGGAAAGAGGAGCGCTGCGCCAGACAGTGGGGCACCACCTGCCCTCAGCACCCTTACATAAAGGTCCCCCCCACCTCCCGGCACGCACGGGACAATCCGAAAACCTCCAGTGTTTTCGCATTTCAACGGGAAACGGCTGATTCTGTTCCACTCGTGTTGTGCAGATGGTCATGGAGGGAGGTGACTGGCTGGTCGGCGGTGACCTGGAGGTGCTGGAGCGAATCAAGTGGAACGACGGGCTGGACCAGTACCGCCACACTCCTATGGAGCTGAAGCAGAAGTTCAAAAACTTGGGAGCAGGTGAGGAACGAGAACAGCAGCTTGGACAGGTGACAGTCGAGAAGCGCGCCGCTGTTTATTCAGTCCTGCTCCTTGTCTTtcaggaaaaaatacaaaactaaaatagaAACTTGACAAAGGACCAGATCAGAAAGCTCTATGGTAACTTTATAGATTGTTTTCCTTAAGTGTGGACCTGATTTTACTCACTCACTTTGACACGGCTGCTGTGCTcaaaattctttcttttttttctccttttgccATAAAGCACTGTGTGTTTTGGCGATGTTTACTTCCTGACGTGTTTTATTACAGCTGCATGCATGCTCACTTGGCATACGCTGAGATTattcccccaccccacccccaccaaaaaaagagaaaaaaaatcttgtttccGACGCCCACATCCTGATAGATCCAAACCTCAGTTCCAAAGAAACACTCTTCcctcacacacatatatttttattgacaaagCAGTGATTTTCTAAAATACAGTAGCTGCTGGTTTAGCAAACATGAGTCAGTGTTTGATTAACAGAGAGGGCAGAGCCGTGGGACATAAAGCAATAATTGTCGGCCATTCTTTTTTGTCAGGAGGATTGGTTGATGGCTGTTGAATTTCAAAGGGTTTGTTTAAACTAATCCCAATAAGTTGCAGGGCCACATTTCTTATCAAACTGAGCGAGAGTTGTTGAACATGCATGGTGTTCCTGTTTGCTGTGTCATTTATCACAATTAACTGCCCTGAAACAGCTCGTTCCTCAGCTTTAGTGCCGCGATAAGGCTCTCATTACGACCAGTTTGTGCTGACGTGGGAACGTCTGGCTTGTGCCTTCCCCCCGCAGACGCCGTGTTCGCGTTCCAGCTGCGGAACCCGGTGCACAACGGCCACGCCCTGCTCATGCAGGACACCAGGCGGCGCCTCCTGGAGCGCGGGTACAAGAAGCCGGTGCTGCTCCTCCACCCGCTCGGCGGCTGGACCAAGGACGACGACGTGCCCCTGCAGTGGAGGATGAGGCAGCACGCCGCCGTCCTGGACGAGGGCGTCCTGGACCCGGCCAGTACCGTCGTCGCCATCTTCCCCTCGCCCATGATGTATGCCGGCCCCACTGAGGTAGGTAACGAGTCGCTTGAAGGACGGCGCACGTggctgggaaaaaaataaaaataaatcaacttgtCTTCCAGGTCCAGTGGCACTGCAGGGCGAGAATGATCGCTGGGGCGAACTTTTACATCGTCGGCCGCGACCCAGCCGGCATGCCTCATCCTGAAACCAAGCAGGACTTGTACGATCCCACCCATGGAGGGAAAGTTCTCACCATGGCCCCGGGCCTCACCTCAGTGGAGATCATTCCCTTCCGGGTCGCCGCCTACAACAAAACTAAGAAGGCTATGGACTTCTACAGCCCCGAGCGGTGAGTGAAtgaaagcaaacaggaagcagtttcAACCCATAACTTGCTGTTTTTCTGAGCTAATTGCTGCAAACTCTTCCCTCTTTCAGTCAAGCTGAGTTTGAGTTCATCTCTGGAACCAAGATGAGGAACTTGGCTCGGAGCGGGGAGAACCCTCCCGACGGATTCATGGCCCCGAAGGCCTGGAAGGTTCTGGTCGAGTACTACTCCTCTCTTCAGAAGAGCGACTAATCGGCTGTTCGGCTCGCCATTCCACAGCTTACCGTGAAACGATGAAAGCTTTCTTAAAGGGGATGGATTTTATACATGCTTTACTTCTGGAGTACTTTAGGTGGGACTGActgatttcttaaaaaaacaaacaaaaaaaaactagtccCTTAGGCTTGGGTGGGTTGGCGTGGGACGGGTCTCCTGTTGGATTTTAAAAGATGAAGatctaaagaagaaaaagcttctttttttataaatatctacataaaataatacttttataAATCCTTTATCTTTTTAATGACATATTAACTTAAgctttgtattttaataaattaaagataacttgatattttttttttttaattattattattgtttctaGTGCAATTTTAGGAGCACATCCCAAAGGAGGGAAATCACTTTTGATATTAACTAATGGAGAAACACGTCTAGATTTTATATTTGCAGCATTCAGacaattattttaatgtatgtGAACTTACGTGTACAACATGAATGAAAGCTACGTCGTTTTGTAACCGCCTCCATGTTTTAGATTTGTGCTTGGTTGTAACGTGTCGCTGTGAAACATCTGAGATTTGTGTGGCATCATGAAGTGGGACCTCGTATTCAGGCCGTGCAGTTTTGGAGAGACGAAatgcagtaataataataaataataataaaaaaaagaaatcatctgCCGCCGTGAATCACTGGGATGAATCGCTGCTTGATGACGGGACCGGGTGAATCATAAACGGCGTGCTCTGATGTTTGATTCACCTGTGTGCTACTGGTTGTGCAACATaccttttaattaaactctgctCAAAGTACGTGCTGTTACTGTTGGGATAAAGGTCGCCCTGAGCTGTGGGGCAACCACAGGCTGCACAGGCAAAGGCACaatgctgccatctgctggtcaAGTCCGGTATTTAGAGATTGCAagaaactacaaaataaaagctgcctGTTTACTTTGACAGAAttttaaacagcatttgcaCTGATCATATCAGCTTAAATCCCTTATTTTGTGAATTAATGCAGCATGTATTGCCCATTTATAcgaaaaacaatgtttttaattgtagaTAGATCCTTAATAAGgtgttttggacatttttggCTCAGGGGTAATAATGCACCAATGAACTCGGGCTCGCCGAACAGTTTTACCAGCCATTAAGCCGTCAGGTAAGCTCATTGCTCATGAGAAGACCCAGCCTCTGTGTAAGAAGTGGATTCCTGGTGAGCCTTACAGGATCAGATCATTTAAGCCGCAATGTTCCAGGTAACCCCTTTTACCTGTTCCAGGTAATCTGCTGAACTGTGCCCTCGGTGCATTACGAAGATTCCACGTACGGTGCTCATTGTGTCATGTGATCCTTTCACGTCCACAGCTGAGCTTGAAGCACGCCCCTCCGGGTTACAGATGTGGACTGATGTTGGTTTTTGGGGAAGCGAACCCAAGTGATAACAGAAAGGATCGTGTCAGGCAACTAACTTAAGCATCTCCAATCAAACTGCATACATTCCCCAAACTGTGTCACTCGTTTTCTGCCACATTTTAACCGATCGCTTGGTTAGTGTTTAGACACATCTGCATAATGTGGTGCTAAAATGAAACATCATCAACTTTTCAATTTGATCAACTTGGGAAAGTTTTTCTAACGGTGACCTATTTTCTCTGGCTTATTTTAGTGTTATATTTAAAGGAGCGTAAGCACTGgaatttgttttagttctttttattaacaaatgaCATCCAGGTTGATTGTAGAAAAGAatacacaaaagaaaatgcttCCCACGTGctttaaaatacacacagaagAGCATATAGGCTTTCTTGTTTGTGTACGTGAGGTGAAATGTTTCCATATTTTAGTTTACGTTGCAGATCTTTACATTATGTGCACCTTAAACAACTTGACCTGAACCCTAGCATGAATGATTGGTGAAAATATTGTTTGGTTTGACTTAATTTATGAAGATAGCCAAGTAAATACCCTTTGcaacaatacaaaaacatattATATTGGTGTGCTACATCTACATCAGTGGGTCAGGATACATATGGGTCAAACAccaacaatcaaacaaacatttaaactgactGCTCATTGCATATTTTGCTATAATTATGCAAAGTGATAAAACTGTAGTCgtcaactgattttaaaaacagcaactaaagTTCTCAAGGCTGCCcgtgtctttgttttatgtggCCTGTTCAGGACGTTTCTGCGCTTAAACCGACGTTATTCGGGGTCACAAGCCTTCCGCCGCTGCTATTGGTGCgacagaagctgaaaaaaaagaagaaaagattaGGAACCACCGTTCTGcaatttaaaatgacagttAAAACCACGAAAAGTGACATTATGTTGGAAACTTCCCTAATTACAGCCACACGTGACCAGTTTGACAGAAGGGAACCGCCGCGCGCACACACGCTTTATCCCTCCGCCAGAGAGCACGCGAGAACGAGTTCgtttttacttttcagacaGCTACTAATGTAACTAGTTGCTTATCCACGTCATATATGAATATTTTAACCGATATTAGTTAACTCGGAGCTCGCTGGTTTTGGTTAATCGCCGGGACTAGATACAGTAACGGCGGAGGGATGCGCGTTGTAAAATCCCAGCCTGCTctagcttctttttttcccttcggTTGGAGGCCATGACGGGAGCCTGAGAGTTCAGCTGGAGCCAGAAAAAGAAGGTGATTCCCCGGGACGAAACTGTCAAATCGGCCCGCGCGGACTACTGATCTTTTTTTGTATAACCTATATACAGCCTGGGTGGAGtctgtcacttttctttttttggggggactttttccttttctatttttttcctcaaatgtGTTCTCGGCAATCAGTCGACGACAATGTTGAATCGTTAGGAGGCGTTTGGCTCGAGAAAGGAGGCTAGCGCGGCTAATGCTACGTCTCGCTGGTGGCCTGGCTTCGAGAGCCGGCGGAGTCCTCGCCAACTAAGCGCCTCGCCGTTCCGACCGCGGCCGCCGCCTCTCCTCTCCTCGAGCCCCGCCGCTTTCGGCCCGACCCCCTCGGAGCGTCTCTCGGAAAGGGTCGCTGCATGCGTTTTTGGTCCggagggggtggtggtggtggtggtggaggagggagaagaagaagaagcagcagcagcagcagcgacgGAGAGCGAGTTTTGTTGCAGGAGAGGACGAGCCGCGGGATTCGGGGAAAAGTCGGGGCCTGCGCCGGAGGAGGAGCGGAGCGGAGCGAGGGAAGGCCCCGTCTTTATGATCCAGagaaagcctg encodes:
- the LOC108245595 gene encoding bifunctional 3'-phosphoadenosine 5'-phosphosulfate synthase 2 gives rise to the protein MSGQKKLRTEIVRSTNVVYQAHHVSRSKRGQVVGTRGGFRGCTIWLTGLSGAGKTTLSFALEEYLVSHRIPCYSLDGDNIRHGLNKNLGFSDLDREENIRRVAEVAKLFADAGLVCITSFISPFTRDRTEAREIHESAGLPFFEVYVNAPLELCESRDVKGLYKKARAGQIKGFTGIDSIYEHPESPELVLTTADLSVNDCIHKLLEMLRDSSILPREILEEVIELFVPENKLSLAVTDANTLPTIGITKLDLQWVQVLAEGWASPLKGFMREREFLQVLHFGNLLDGGSINMSVPIVLPVSAELKEKLDGCAAVVLEYQGSRVAILRNPEFYPHRKEERCARQWGTTCPQHPYIKMVMEGGDWLVGGDLEVLERIKWNDGLDQYRHTPMELKQKFKNLGADAVFAFQLRNPVHNGHALLMQDTRRRLLERGYKKPVLLLHPLGGWTKDDDVPLQWRMRQHAAVLDEGVLDPASTVVAIFPSPMMYAGPTEVQWHCRARMIAGANFYIVGRDPAGMPHPETKQDLYDPTHGGKVLTMAPGLTSVEIIPFRVAAYNKTKKAMDFYSPERQAEFEFISGTKMRNLARSGENPPDGFMAPKAWKVLVEYYSSLQKSD